A genomic stretch from Lysobacter ciconiae includes:
- a CDS encoding S46 family peptidase, with protein MTFRLLSAALTVALASTAAHADEGMWQPRQMPELAAQLKARGLEMDPAALSNLAGKPLDAVISLGGCTASFVSPTGLVVSNHHCVYGAVQYNSTPERDLLSDGFVARTLADELPAEPNARIYVTQEIEDVTARITGGLDGLDGKARYDTVEARSKALVAECEEPGGLRCNVYNFHGGLQFSLIRQLEIRDVRLVYAPSDAIGKFGGDEDNFEWPRHTGDFGFLRAYVGKDGKPAAYSADNVPYRPASWLTVSQQPLEEGDYVMVTGYPGSTDRYRLPGEVKQAIDWRYPTMVGYFGDYLATIDRTTAGDKAAALKYASTVAGINNVLKLYQGNLDGFAQMDDPVGLKQAREDALEAWLGKRGSEGRAQLAAIRALEKELAEDRATRERDLWFNTVLGGGLPGVAVNLYRNAIEQAKPDAERKPGYQDRDAPRIAGSMTAFDKRYDAKVDQALMSLRLQRYASQVPAAQRVAALDRWLGISASDKTIPGLDAKLDALYAGSKLGDADTRLALLKADKAAIEASDDAALQLAVAMMPTVLQIEAEAEARSGRISALRPKYMQAMIDFNQSQGKPVYPDANSSLRITFGTVKGYSPRDGVQMTPFTTLAGIVAKTTGKEPFITPQAELDAIAAGKGAQYRMDSLGDVPVNFLSDVDTTGGNSGSPTLNSKGELVGLLFDGNYESLSAGWIFNPELTRSIHVDIRYMRWVMDEVDHAEQLLEEMGLPHD; from the coding sequence GTGACCTTTCGACTCCTCTCGGCGGCCCTGACCGTCGCGCTCGCATCCACCGCCGCCCACGCCGATGAAGGCATGTGGCAACCCCGCCAGATGCCCGAGCTGGCAGCGCAGCTCAAGGCGCGTGGCCTGGAGATGGATCCGGCGGCATTGTCCAACCTGGCCGGCAAACCGCTGGATGCCGTCATCAGCCTGGGCGGCTGCACGGCAAGCTTCGTCTCCCCCACCGGCCTGGTGGTGAGCAACCACCACTGCGTCTACGGCGCGGTGCAGTACAACTCCACGCCCGAGCGCGACCTGCTCAGCGACGGCTTCGTGGCCAGGACACTCGCCGACGAGCTGCCCGCCGAGCCCAATGCGCGCATCTACGTCACCCAGGAGATCGAGGACGTCACTGCCCGCATCACCGGCGGACTGGACGGGCTGGATGGCAAGGCGCGCTACGACACGGTGGAAGCGCGCAGCAAGGCACTGGTGGCCGAGTGCGAGGAGCCCGGCGGCCTGCGCTGCAACGTCTACAACTTCCACGGCGGACTGCAGTTCTCGCTGATCCGGCAGCTGGAGATCCGCGACGTGCGCCTGGTGTATGCGCCGTCGGATGCGATCGGCAAGTTCGGCGGCGATGAGGACAACTTCGAGTGGCCGCGGCACACCGGCGACTTCGGTTTCCTGCGCGCCTACGTCGGTAAGGACGGCAAGCCGGCGGCGTACTCCGCGGACAACGTGCCCTACCGGCCGGCGAGCTGGCTGACGGTGTCCCAGCAGCCGCTGGAGGAGGGCGACTACGTCATGGTGACCGGCTACCCGGGTTCCACCGACCGCTACCGCCTGCCGGGCGAGGTCAAGCAGGCGATCGACTGGCGCTATCCGACCATGGTGGGCTACTTCGGCGACTACCTGGCCACGATTGACCGCACGACCGCTGGCGACAAGGCGGCGGCGCTCAAGTACGCCTCCACCGTGGCCGGCATCAACAACGTGCTCAAGCTGTATCAGGGCAACCTGGACGGCTTCGCCCAGATGGACGATCCGGTGGGCCTGAAGCAGGCGCGCGAGGACGCGCTGGAGGCGTGGCTGGGCAAGCGCGGCAGCGAAGGCCGCGCACAGCTGGCCGCCATCCGCGCACTGGAGAAGGAACTGGCCGAGGACCGCGCGACCCGTGAGCGCGACCTGTGGTTCAACACGGTTCTGGGCGGTGGCCTGCCCGGCGTGGCGGTCAACCTGTACCGCAACGCGATCGAGCAGGCCAAGCCGGATGCGGAGCGCAAGCCGGGCTATCAGGATCGCGATGCGCCGCGCATTGCCGGTTCGATGACCGCGTTCGACAAGCGCTACGACGCCAAGGTGGACCAGGCGCTGATGTCGCTGCGCCTGCAGCGCTACGCCAGCCAGGTGCCCGCGGCGCAGCGCGTGGCGGCCCTCGACCGCTGGCTCGGCATCAGCGCCAGCGACAAGACCATACCCGGACTGGATGCGAAGCTCGACGCCCTGTACGCCGGCTCCAAGCTGGGCGACGCCGACACGCGGCTGGCCCTGCTGAAGGCGGACAAGGCGGCGATCGAGGCCTCCGATGACGCCGCCCTGCAGCTGGCCGTGGCGATGATGCCGACCGTGCTGCAGATCGAAGCCGAGGCCGAAGCCCGCTCCGGCCGGATCTCGGCGCTGCGGCCGAAGTACATGCAGGCGATGATCGATTTCAACCAGTCGCAGGGCAAGCCGGTCTATCCGGATGCCAACAGCTCGCTGCGCATCACCTTCGGCACCGTGAAGGGCTACTCGCCGCGCGACGGCGTGCAGATGACGCCGTTCACCACGCTGGCCGGCATCGTCGCCAAGACCACCGGCAAGGAGCCTTTCATCACCCCGCAGGCGGAACTCGACGCGATTGCCGCCGGCAAGGGCGCGCAGTACCGGATGGATTCGCTGGGCGATGTGCCGGTGAACTTCCTCAGCGACGTGGACACCACCGGCGGCAACTCCGGCTCGCCGACGTTGAACTCCAAGGGCGAGCTGGTCGGCCTGCTGTTTGACGGCAACTACGAAAGCCTCAGCGCCGGCTGGATCTTCAACCCCGAACTGACCCGCTCGATCCACGTCGATATCCGCTACATGCGCTGGGTAATGGACGAGGTCGACCACGCTGAACAACTCCTGGAGGAGATGGGACTGCCGCATGACTGA
- a CDS encoding S46 family peptidase: MTDTNANLKTAVRGVLLATAAGLAFGAHADEGMWMPSQLPQIADQLAAAGYKRDPAALADLTRPPMSAVVSLGGCTASFVSPQGLVVTNHHCAYGAIQLNSTPQNNLMADGFNAATLKDEVSAGPAARVFVTTDFDRVTDRVLANARGKTGRDYYDAVDSASKALVAHCEQDAGYRCSVANMYYGTDFYLVKQLELKDIRLVYAPPESIGKYGGEIDNFMWPRHSGDFAFYRAYVGRDGKPAAFSPDNVPYRPKAFLEVSTDPVAEGDFAMLAGYPGRTFRHRTAAEFADQVGTQLPERVDLYAAMIDTIERAAANDADAGVLYASQVASMKNNLKRAQGELDGLRRSDAVGVRKRDEAAMLAWLDRQPDAADARRDIDAAAAVIAQSQATRERDQLFGLMRSQTQLLKSAMQLQRLAVERAKPDAERETGYQLRDEAQIEASLKQVQRRYAPQVEKALLAELLTRYRALPADQRIAELDAVFGTDKTQAATALDALYSGTRLDEEAERLRLLAADPAQISASTDPLMQAAAKLLPAQLRIADAEKASDGELLRLRPAYMRALIGFRESQGQAVYPDANSTLRVSYGKVSSLDPRDGVHYTPLTTVQGIVEKHTGEDPFDAPQTLRDAITKGDFGSTVDPVLGTQTVNLMTNLDTTGGNSGSPVMDANGRLIGLNFDSNWEAVSASWMYDPRYKRAIHVDVRYLRWLMGKVYPAPNLLREMELPLE; encoded by the coding sequence ATGACTGACACCAACGCAAACCTGAAGACCGCCGTGCGCGGCGTCCTGCTGGCCACCGCGGCCGGCCTCGCATTCGGCGCCCACGCCGACGAAGGCATGTGGATGCCCTCGCAGCTGCCGCAGATCGCCGACCAGCTGGCCGCCGCCGGCTACAAGCGCGATCCCGCCGCACTGGCCGACCTGACCCGCCCGCCGATGAGCGCGGTGGTGTCGTTGGGCGGCTGCACCGCCAGCTTCGTGTCGCCGCAGGGTCTGGTGGTCACCAACCACCACTGTGCCTACGGCGCGATCCAGCTCAATTCCACGCCGCAGAACAACCTGATGGCGGACGGCTTCAATGCCGCCACGCTCAAAGATGAAGTCTCCGCCGGCCCCGCCGCGCGCGTGTTCGTGACCACCGACTTCGACCGGGTGACCGACCGCGTGCTCGCGAATGCGCGCGGCAAGACCGGGCGCGACTACTACGACGCCGTTGATTCTGCGAGCAAGGCGCTGGTGGCCCATTGCGAGCAGGATGCCGGGTACCGCTGCAGCGTCGCCAACATGTACTACGGCACCGATTTCTACCTGGTCAAGCAGCTCGAGCTCAAGGACATCCGGTTGGTCTACGCACCGCCCGAGTCGATCGGCAAGTACGGCGGGGAGATCGACAACTTCATGTGGCCACGCCACAGCGGCGACTTCGCGTTCTACCGCGCCTATGTCGGCCGCGACGGCAAGCCGGCCGCGTTCTCGCCCGACAACGTGCCCTACCGGCCCAAGGCGTTCCTCGAGGTGTCGACGGACCCGGTTGCCGAGGGCGACTTTGCCATGCTGGCCGGGTACCCGGGCCGCACGTTCCGCCACCGCACCGCAGCGGAGTTCGCCGACCAGGTAGGCACCCAGCTGCCCGAGCGCGTGGATCTGTATGCCGCGATGATCGACACCATCGAGCGCGCCGCCGCCAATGACGCCGATGCCGGCGTGCTCTACGCCTCGCAGGTCGCGAGCATGAAGAACAACCTCAAACGCGCGCAGGGTGAGCTGGACGGCCTGCGCCGCAGCGATGCGGTCGGCGTGCGCAAGCGCGACGAGGCCGCGATGCTGGCCTGGCTCGACAGACAGCCCGATGCCGCCGACGCCCGTCGCGACATCGATGCGGCGGCCGCGGTTATCGCCCAGTCGCAGGCCACGCGCGAGCGCGACCAGTTGTTCGGCCTGATGCGCAGCCAGACCCAGTTGCTCAAAAGCGCCATGCAGCTGCAGCGACTGGCGGTGGAGCGGGCCAAGCCCGACGCGGAGCGCGAAACCGGCTACCAGCTGCGCGACGAGGCGCAGATCGAGGCCTCGCTCAAGCAGGTCCAGCGTCGTTACGCCCCGCAGGTGGAAAAGGCACTGCTGGCCGAGCTGCTGACCCGCTACCGCGCACTGCCCGCCGATCAGCGCATTGCCGAGCTGGACGCCGTGTTTGGCACCGACAAGACCCAGGCCGCGACCGCACTGGACGCACTCTACAGCGGCACCCGACTCGACGAAGAGGCGGAGCGGTTGCGACTGCTTGCTGCCGACCCGGCACAGATCTCGGCGTCCACCGATCCCCTGATGCAGGCCGCCGCGAAGTTGCTGCCCGCCCAGCTGCGGATCGCCGATGCGGAGAAGGCCAGCGACGGCGAGCTGCTGCGTCTGCGCCCGGCCTACATGCGCGCGCTGATCGGCTTCCGTGAGTCGCAGGGGCAGGCGGTCTACCCCGACGCCAACTCGACCCTGCGGGTGAGCTACGGCAAGGTCAGCTCGCTGGATCCGCGCGACGGCGTCCACTACACCCCGCTGACCACCGTGCAGGGCATCGTCGAGAAGCACACCGGCGAGGACCCCTTCGACGCCCCGCAGACCCTGCGCGACGCAATCACCAAGGGCGACTTCGGCAGCACCGTCGATCCCGTGCTGGGCACCCAGACGGTCAACCTGATGACCAACCTGGACACCACCGGGGGCAACTCCGGATCGCCCGTAATGGATGCCAACGGCAGGCTGATCGGCCTCAACTTCGACAGCAACTGGGAGGCGGTCAGCGCCAGCTGGATGTACGACCCGCGCTACAAGCGGGCCATCCACGTCGACGTTCGCTACCTGCGCTGGTTGATGGGCAAGGTGTATCCGGCACCGAACCTGTTGCGGGAAATGGAACTGCCGTTGGAGTAG
- a CDS encoding CvpA family protein: MIAIDWVLIGLVGVSALFGMMRGLIGVLASLAAWILAGLAAFQFGAQVALLLAGSGEPGAGHLFAGYALAFIVVMIVVGIAGWMLRTLVHSVGLSGVDRMLGFVVGVVRGLVIACALLLLIGLTELPREPSWKSSRVVPLLVPGAEQMRAWLPEWVAAQVDLRGDGDGPALLSSDTLPRLPRPVTPPAAPDAGAQDAPGPGPVEQEAPLPTPVRSAPSGDADKQSVLPAERG, from the coding sequence ATGATCGCAATCGACTGGGTCCTGATCGGGCTGGTCGGCGTCTCGGCCCTGTTCGGGATGATGCGCGGCCTGATCGGCGTGCTGGCGTCGCTGGCGGCCTGGATCCTTGCGGGCCTGGCGGCGTTCCAGTTCGGGGCGCAGGTCGCGCTGCTGCTGGCCGGCAGCGGCGAGCCGGGCGCCGGCCACCTGTTCGCGGGCTATGCGCTGGCCTTCATCGTGGTGATGATCGTGGTCGGCATCGCGGGCTGGATGCTGCGCACCCTGGTTCACTCGGTGGGATTGTCGGGCGTGGACCGGATGCTCGGTTTCGTCGTCGGCGTCGTGCGCGGCCTGGTGATCGCCTGCGCGCTGCTGTTGCTGATCGGATTGACCGAGCTGCCGCGCGAGCCGTCGTGGAAATCCTCGCGCGTGGTGCCGCTGCTGGTTCCGGGCGCCGAGCAGATGCGCGCCTGGCTTCCCGAGTGGGTCGCCGCGCAGGTGGACCTTCGCGGTGATGGCGACGGCCCGGCGCTGCTGTCGTCCGACACGCTGCCGCGCCTGCCACGCCCGGTCACGCCGCCTGCGGCCCCTGATGCGGGTGCGCAGGATGCGCCCGGGCCCGGGCCGGTCGAGCAGGAAGCGCCGTTGCCGACGCCGGTGCGGTCAGCGCCGTCGGGCGACGCGGACAAACAATCGGTACTACCGGCCGAACGCGGCTGA
- a CDS encoding SPOR domain-containing protein, whose amino-acid sequence MEPALKQRLIGAAVLVAIAVIFLPMLIKGPAPDSGVSDISLDLPSTPKQGFETRELPLVTPPARNGGNVTAPGAKPSGEGALPTVDTRAARDSQDQASGMTPATVAAGNYAVSFGSYASQEDAQKVVGALQAAGFPAFQESVKSGERTLHRVRIGPFQTSAAAETARIDSVRVRKDVGAKVVVLDADRAGSAAASTSAEKAPAQPAQPVAAKPEPKPEPPKPKPAEPAKPEPAKPVATAPAPAPAKPEPAPAGSQPAPAAAGVGFVVQLGAFGNPAEATALRDRARSQGLSAFVEQVRSGDTTLNRVQVGPVADRVAADQLKAQAAAKLGISGFVRAHP is encoded by the coding sequence ATGGAACCTGCCCTCAAACAGCGTCTGATCGGCGCCGCCGTGCTGGTCGCCATTGCGGTGATCTTCCTGCCCATGCTGATCAAGGGTCCCGCGCCCGACAGCGGCGTGTCGGATATTTCACTCGACCTGCCGTCCACGCCCAAGCAGGGTTTTGAAACCCGCGAGCTGCCGCTGGTCACGCCGCCAGCGCGCAATGGTGGCAATGTCACGGCCCCCGGGGCAAAGCCGTCCGGTGAGGGCGCACTGCCCACCGTGGATACCCGCGCCGCGCGCGACAGCCAAGATCAGGCATCGGGCATGACGCCGGCAACGGTGGCGGCCGGCAACTACGCCGTCAGCTTCGGCAGCTACGCCAGCCAGGAAGATGCACAGAAAGTGGTCGGCGCGCTGCAGGCGGCTGGGTTTCCCGCCTTCCAGGAATCGGTGAAGAGCGGCGAGCGAACCTTGCACCGGGTCCGTATTGGCCCCTTCCAGACGAGCGCCGCGGCCGAAACCGCGCGTATCGATTCGGTCCGCGTGCGCAAGGACGTCGGGGCCAAGGTCGTGGTGCTGGACGCGGATCGCGCCGGCTCTGCAGCCGCAAGTACGAGTGCAGAAAAAGCCCCGGCGCAGCCCGCGCAGCCGGTCGCTGCCAAGCCCGAGCCCAAGCCGGAACCGCCCAAGCCCAAACCTGCCGAACCGGCCAAGCCCGAGCCGGCCAAGCCGGTCGCGACGGCACCGGCGCCTGCGCCTGCAAAGCCCGAGCCGGCGCCGGCAGGCAGCCAGCCGGCTCCCGCCGCGGCCGGGGTGGGCTTCGTCGTCCAACTGGGTGCCTTTGGCAACCCGGCCGAGGCCACGGCGCTGCGTGATCGCGCGCGCAGCCAGGGTTTGAGCGCGTTCGTCGAGCAGGTCCGCAGCGGTGACACCACGCTCAACCGGGTCCAGGTCGGTCCGGTCGCGGACCGCGTGGCGGCCGATCAGCTCAAGGCGCAGGCCGCCGCCAAGCTGGGCATCTCCGGCTTCGTCCGCGCACATCCATGA
- the folC gene encoding bifunctional tetrahydrofolate synthase/dihydrofolate synthase, with amino-acid sequence MNMSRWLDRIEQLHPKSIDMGLERVGEVAGRLGIARPARRVITVGGTNGKGSTVAFIEAIGRAAGWRVGAYTSPHLLAYNERIRIDGVDADDAMIVAAFEAIEVARGETPLTYFEYGTLAALWLFQRAHLDLAVLEVGLGGRLDATNVVDPDVAAITTVDVDHQDYLGEGREAIGHEKAGIARAWKPLVLGDDDPPSSVLRHAYSIAAKTLRIGCDFFVDLPGGASGDPEDSSAVGAGRWRWREVGHRIDLPMPGLVGQMQLRNAAVAIAAVRALDKSPPDRAVAQGIADARIRGRLQRFDRDGVEVVVDVGHNPQAAHALADWLAASPVAGRTHAVYAALVDKDVAGVVSALATSVDHWHLAGLARHAPRGVSVEDFASRLAGTAAQAGRRHDTIADALDAAVAAASPADRVLVFGSFHTAAEALTLLETAPATPSS; translated from the coding sequence ATGAACATGTCCCGATGGCTCGACCGGATCGAGCAACTGCACCCCAAGTCGATCGACATGGGGCTGGAGCGGGTCGGCGAGGTCGCCGGCCGCCTGGGCATCGCGCGGCCGGCGCGGCGGGTGATCACCGTGGGCGGCACCAATGGCAAGGGCTCCACCGTCGCCTTCATCGAGGCGATCGGCCGGGCCGCCGGCTGGCGCGTGGGCGCGTACACCTCGCCGCATTTGCTGGCCTACAACGAGCGCATCCGCATCGATGGTGTGGACGCGGACGACGCGATGATCGTGGCCGCGTTCGAGGCGATCGAAGTCGCGCGCGGTGAGACCCCGTTGACCTATTTCGAGTACGGCACGTTGGCTGCCTTGTGGCTGTTCCAGCGCGCCCATCTTGATCTGGCAGTGCTGGAGGTTGGGCTCGGCGGCCGCTTGGATGCGACCAACGTGGTCGACCCCGATGTCGCGGCGATCACCACCGTGGACGTGGACCACCAGGACTATCTGGGTGAAGGGCGCGAAGCCATCGGGCACGAAAAGGCCGGCATCGCCCGGGCCTGGAAGCCGTTGGTGCTAGGCGATGACGATCCTCCCTCCAGCGTGCTGCGGCATGCCTACTCGATCGCGGCCAAGACGCTGAGGATTGGCTGCGACTTTTTCGTCGACCTGCCCGGCGGTGCAAGCGGCGATCCGGAGGATTCCAGTGCCGTCGGCGCCGGGCGCTGGCGTTGGCGCGAGGTCGGTCACCGCATCGACCTGCCGATGCCCGGGCTGGTGGGGCAGATGCAGCTGCGCAATGCCGCCGTCGCCATCGCCGCGGTGCGCGCGCTGGACAAATCACCGCCCGACCGGGCGGTGGCGCAGGGAATTGCCGATGCCCGTATCCGCGGTCGACTGCAGCGCTTCGACCGGGACGGGGTGGAGGTGGTGGTGGATGTCGGCCACAACCCGCAGGCCGCGCATGCGCTGGCGGACTGGCTGGCGGCCAGTCCCGTTGCCGGCCGGACGCACGCCGTGTACGCGGCGCTGGTGGACAAGGACGTGGCGGGCGTGGTCTCGGCACTGGCCACCAGCGTCGACCACTGGCACCTGGCCGGGTTGGCGAGGCATGCACCCCGGGGCGTCTCCGTGGAGGATTTCGCGTCCCGGCTGGCCGGGACCGCGGCCCAAGCTGGCCGGCGCCATGACACGATCGCCGATGCCCTGGACGCGGCAGTGGCTGCGGCCAGCCCGGCCGACCGGGTGCTGGTGTTCGGCTCCTTCCACACCGCCGCCGAGGCGCTCACCCTGCTGGAGACCGCGCCAGCGACGCCTTCCAGCTGA
- a CDS encoding S46 family peptidase, which produces MWVPQQLPEISAALQKTGLELPAEQLADLTGDPMGAVVSLGGCTASFVSPQGLVVTNHHCAYGAIQLNSTPENNLIEDGFNAAAKEREVSAGPNARIYALDSIRDVTRDVRAAIDAAPDALGRTRALETIQKQLVADCEADPGYRCQFYSFAGGNTYRLFKNLEIKDVRLVYAPPNSIGSFGGDIDNWMWPRHTGDFAFYRAYVGKDGKPAPYSTDNVPYQPKHFLKFASQPLNIGDFVMVAGYPGRTARYALAEEFDATEQWTYPTIKRHYEAMVDLVEAAGAKDEDIKVKYASTIRGWQNTMKNYGGQLEGFQRINASKTKHAEEAAVLAWLRGQGAKGEPALQAHARLLELDAAERATRERDLVFGQLIRTGAIGAATGLYRFAIEGEKPDAQRDAGYQARDLPGFEGSLKQMERRYDAGMDRQLQQYWLREYVKLPKAQHIPALDEWLGGNDEAAVQAALDRLAGTSLGDLDTRLKLMQADRATLEASKDPALQLAVALMPTILQNKELDEIRTGDVLQARPVYLQAVADYRASRGESVYPDANSSLRITFGNVQGYTKLDGSRQAAFTTLEQIADKSTGVEPFNAPKAQLDAIAAKRYGGLASEELGTVSVNFMADLDITGGNSGSPAMDARGELVGLVFDMNWESVSSNWVFDPDMTRVIAVDGRYLRWVMQEAFPAPQVLEELGLPTGQ; this is translated from the coding sequence ATGTGGGTGCCGCAGCAGCTGCCGGAGATTTCCGCCGCCTTGCAGAAAACCGGACTGGAGCTGCCCGCCGAACAACTGGCCGACCTGACCGGTGACCCGATGGGCGCGGTGGTATCGCTGGGCGGCTGTACCGCCAGCTTTGTGTCGCCGCAGGGTCTGGTGGTCACCAACCACCATTGTGCTTACGGCGCCATCCAGCTCAACTCGACGCCGGAAAACAACCTGATCGAGGACGGCTTCAATGCCGCGGCAAAGGAGCGCGAAGTCTCGGCCGGGCCGAACGCGCGCATCTATGCGCTGGACTCGATCCGCGACGTTACCCGCGACGTCCGCGCCGCCATCGACGCAGCTCCGGATGCGCTGGGCCGCACGCGCGCGCTGGAGACCATCCAGAAACAGCTGGTAGCCGACTGCGAGGCCGATCCCGGATACCGCTGCCAGTTCTACAGCTTCGCCGGCGGCAACACCTACCGCCTGTTCAAAAACCTGGAAATCAAGGACGTGCGCCTGGTCTACGCGCCGCCCAACAGCATCGGCAGCTTCGGCGGCGATATCGACAACTGGATGTGGCCGCGCCACACCGGTGATTTCGCGTTCTATCGGGCCTACGTCGGCAAGGACGGCAAGCCGGCGCCGTACTCGACCGACAACGTGCCCTACCAGCCCAAGCATTTCCTCAAGTTCGCCAGCCAGCCGCTGAACATCGGCGATTTCGTGATGGTCGCCGGGTATCCGGGTCGGACCGCGCGTTACGCCCTGGCCGAGGAGTTCGACGCGACCGAGCAGTGGACCTACCCGACCATCAAGCGCCATTACGAGGCGATGGTGGATCTCGTCGAGGCGGCCGGCGCGAAGGACGAGGACATCAAGGTCAAGTACGCCAGCACGATCCGCGGCTGGCAGAACACGATGAAGAACTACGGCGGCCAGCTGGAGGGCTTCCAGCGCATCAACGCCAGCAAGACCAAGCACGCCGAGGAGGCCGCGGTACTGGCCTGGCTGCGCGGGCAGGGTGCCAAGGGCGAGCCCGCGCTGCAGGCGCATGCACGCCTGCTGGAACTGGACGCCGCCGAACGCGCGACCCGCGAGCGCGACCTGGTCTTCGGCCAGCTGATCCGCACCGGCGCGATCGGCGCGGCCACCGGCCTGTACCGGTTTGCGATCGAGGGCGAGAAGCCCGACGCACAACGCGATGCCGGCTACCAGGCGCGCGACCTGCCGGGTTTCGAAGGCTCGCTGAAGCAGATGGAGCGCCGCTACGACGCCGGCATGGACCGCCAGTTGCAGCAGTACTGGTTGCGCGAGTACGTGAAGCTGCCGAAGGCGCAGCACATTCCCGCGCTCGATGAATGGCTGGGCGGGAACGACGAGGCCGCCGTGCAGGCCGCGCTCGATCGCCTGGCCGGCACCAGCCTGGGCGATCTGGATACGCGCCTGAAGCTGATGCAAGCCGACCGCGCGACACTGGAGGCCAGCAAGGATCCGGCCCTGCAACTGGCCGTCGCTCTGATGCCGACGATCCTGCAGAACAAGGAGCTCGACGAGATCCGCACCGGCGACGTGCTGCAGGCCCGCCCGGTGTACCTGCAGGCCGTCGCCGATTACCGCGCCAGCCGCGGCGAGTCGGTCTATCCCGACGCCAACTCCTCGCTGCGCATCACCTTCGGCAACGTGCAGGGCTATACCAAGCTGGACGGCAGCCGGCAGGCGGCGTTCACCACGCTGGAGCAGATCGCCGACAAGTCCACCGGCGTGGAGCCCTTCAACGCGCCCAAGGCGCAGCTCGACGCCATTGCCGCCAAGCGCTACGGCGGGCTCGCGAGCGAGGAGCTGGGCACGGTGTCGGTCAACTTCATGGCCGACCTGGACATCACCGGCGGCAATTCGGGCTCCCCGGCGATGGATGCGCGCGGCGAGCTGGTCGGGCTGGTGTTCGACATGAACTGGGAAAGCGTCAGCTCCAACTGGGTGTTTGACCCCGACATGACCCGGGTGATCGCGGTCGATGGGCGCTACCTGCGCTGGGTCATGCAGGAGGCGTTCCCGGCGCCGCAGGTGCTGGAGGAGCTCGGCCTGCCTACCGGCCAGTGA
- a CDS encoding histidine phosphatase family protein, whose protein sequence is MKIILARHGETAWNAEGRYQGQVDIPLSETGEAQARALGARLHDVEITRAVSSPLSRARRTAELALGEHRAGLLSTDADLSEIAHGSWEGLLASEIHATDPELLRLWRDSPHEVLMPGGGESLQHVFDRAWPAFGRAMAGLGDHDTLLVVAHDAVNRMLLCNVLGIPFSRPWTFRQAPTTLNLLEGTRLDDLEVVRLNDCSHHTALFGEAVHRAL, encoded by the coding sequence ATGAAAATCATCCTCGCCCGTCACGGCGAAACTGCCTGGAACGCCGAAGGGCGTTACCAGGGCCAGGTCGACATCCCGCTGTCGGAAACCGGCGAGGCGCAGGCACGCGCGCTGGGTGCGCGCCTGCACGACGTGGAGATCACCCGCGCGGTTTCCTCGCCGCTGTCGCGCGCACGCCGCACCGCCGAACTGGCGCTGGGCGAACACCGCGCCGGTCTGCTCAGCACCGACGCCGACCTCAGCGAGATCGCGCACGGTAGCTGGGAGGGTCTGCTGGCCAGCGAGATCCACGCAACCGATCCGGAACTGCTGAGGCTCTGGCGAGATTCACCGCATGAGGTGTTGATGCCCGGTGGCGGCGAGTCGCTGCAGCATGTGTTCGACCGCGCGTGGCCGGCATTCGGCCGGGCAATGGCCGGCCTGGGCGACCACGACACCCTGCTGGTGGTCGCCCACGACGCGGTCAACCGGATGTTGCTGTGCAATGTGCTGGGGATCCCTTTCTCGCGGCCGTGGACGTTCCGCCAGGCGCCGACCACGCTCAACCTGCTGGAAGGCACGCGGCTGGACGATCTCGAGGTGGTGCGCCTGAACGACTGTTCGCATCACACCGCGTTGTTCGGCGAAGCGGTGCATCGCGCGCTCTAG